Proteins encoded in a region of the Diabrotica virgifera virgifera chromosome 4, PGI_DIABVI_V3a genome:
- the LOC114332995 gene encoding activin receptor type-1, with translation MATKKIGSYLFIILVIHSVIGELQRIPELREDPEDDYDIVNVNDPGEPPPDLLSRQQNPNSIQNSHLKRYKCHSCEPPDCSKLTTCRNAIQCWKSRVRESNGEESITRGCTVDQEQLPLYCRAAAVTVQHKRHASGQFKIECCVGDFCNDGEFPELPPKFEESSQYAESLMYGMKIVAAVLGPLVVFGTIGIIALYFLRRYYRNRLCNENRMDPDTYYASDDLLRATAAGDSTLREYLEQSMTSGSGSGLPLLIQRTLAKQISLVECIGKGRYGEVWKGMWHGENIAVKIFFSRDEASWSRETEIYSTILLRHENILGYIGSDMTSRNSCTQLWLITHYHSLGSLYDYLNHTSLSHQQLMRLCLSLANGLVHLHTEIFGTQGKPAIAHRDIKSKNILVKNNGTCCIADFGLAVTHFQSTDEVDIGSNPRVGTKRYMSPEVLDETIRMGHFDSFRRADVYALGLVFWEMCRRTVSNGIAEDYKPPFFDVVPSDPSFEDMRKVVCVDQQRPNLPNRWASDILLAGMSKLMRECWHQNPNVRLPALRIKKTLLKLASSDTVIKMEDMEICV, from the exons GAGAACTTCAGAGAATTCCAGAGCTGCGAGAGGATCCAGAGGACGACTATGACATTGTTAATGTTAATGATCCAGGGGAACCACCTCCTGATCTTTTATCTCGACAGCAAAATCCAAACTCGATACAAAATTCACATTTAAAGCGTTATAAGTGCCACTCCTGTGAACCACCTGACTGTTCCAAACTTACAACATGTAGAAATGCTATACAGTGCTGGAAGTCACGTGTCAGAGAAAGCAATGGGGAAGAAAGTATTACAAGAGGTTGTACAGTGGATCAAGAACAGCTTCCTCTCTATTGCAGGGCAGCTGCCGTTACTGTCCAGCATAAAAGACATGCCAGTGGCCAGTTTAAAATTGAGTGCTGCGTGGGAGATTTTTGTAACGATGGGGAATTTCCTGAATTGCCTCCCAAGTTTGAGGAAAGCAGTCAGTACGCAGAATCGTTAATGTATGGAATGAAAATTGTGGCAGCTGTATTAGGACCATTAGTAGTATTTGGAACTATTGGTATTATTGCATTATATTTTCTAAGGAGATATTACAGAAATAG ATTATGTAATGAAAACAGAATGGATCCAGACACTTACTATGCAAGTGACGATTTGCTCAGGGCAACGGCAGCAGGAGATAGCACTTTAAGAGAGTATTTGGAGCAATCTATGACATCTGGTAGCGGTTCAGGTTTACCATTATTAATTCAACGAACATTAGCGAAGCAAATTTCTTTGGTAGAGTGTATTGGAAAAGGCAGATATGGAGAAGTATGGAAGGGAATGTGGCATGGAGAAAATATTgctgtgaaaatatttttttcaagaGATGAAGCAAGCTGGTCGAGAGAAACAGAAATTTACAG TACAATTTTACTCCGCCATGAAAACATATTGGGCTACATTGGATCTGACATGACTTCTAGGAATTCTTGCACCCAGTTGTGGCTAATTACGCATTATCACTCCTTAGGTAGTCTGTACGATTATCTAAATCATACTTCCTTATCCCATCAGCAACTAATGAGACTGTGTTTATCTTTAGCGAATGGTCTTGTCCATCTACACACTGAAATATTTGGGACACAG gGAAAACCGGCAATAGCGCATAGAGATATTAAAAGCAAAAATATATTAGTAAAAAACAATGGTACCTGTTGCATAGCTGATTTTGGGCTAGCCGTAACTCATTTCCAATCTACCGATGAAGTGGACATTGGGTCCAATCCAAGAGTTGGAACGAAACGATATATGAGTCCAGAGGTTCTAGACGAGAC gATACGAATGGGTCATTTTGATTCGTTCAGGAGAGCAGACGTGTATGCACTTGGCCTGGTTTTCTGGGAAATGTGCAGAAGGACGGTGAGCAACGGGATTGCCGAAGACTACAAACCGCCCTTTTTCGATGTCGTGCCTAGTGATCCGAGTTTTGAAGACATGAGAAAAGTTGTCTGTGTGGATCAACAGCGTCCTAATTTACCTAACCGATGGGCCAGTGATATA TTGTTAGCTGGAATGTCAAAACTAATGAGAGAGTGTTGGCATCAGAATCCAAACGTTCGCCTGCCGGCGCTTAGAATCAAGAAAACTTTGTTGAAGTTAGCTAGTTCAGATACAGTTATAAAGATGGAAGATATGGAAATTTGCGTCTGA